From the genome of Marasmius oreades isolate 03SP1 chromosome 1, whole genome shotgun sequence:
tatgaattaatttgataacctagcgaattcatactaattagtactaattcatactaattgaattagtgccaattagtatcgattattattaattagtactaattcatactaattcatactaattcatactaattaataaatctggattttccagatgACGCTGTGCACAAGAGTCTCCGGCTATACCGTCTAGCATATCACCTTGGGCATTCCGCAAGTGATTGAAATAGAATGCTTCTGTTTCAATTCCAGATGTGAGGTATGTTTCTTCCTTCGTAATTTCTGCTAGCATAGATGTTGCACTGGTGAATGCATAAAGTGTTAGATTTTCTGCATTTGTCTTTAAAGAAAATGAGGAAAAAAGTACATGAGGTATGTCCTGGAGGTATCATCAGCTTGAGCCACTCCTGTACTCGTAGGCAAAAACTTCATCGACTCACCCAGTTGATAGCGCATTCAAGTATCCATCGTCGGTCACATTCCTCTAACCGTGACAGTCTTGAATAGCCCTGCCACCTTattggaaacaaaaacttACCCAAAAGGTTCCACCCGCCATGGTCACTGTATCTTATGGTCACCGGATATGTTGCACTATCGAGCTGTCCTTACTCACGATTCGCACAGGTACTTTTTATTGTGACATTCTTTCCGAAGACTTTCCCGGTGCGTAGTTCCTCCTCTGATAGTGTATAGGAATTCCCCGAACTCCAAGCAGTCATCGCCCAACCGAGAAACCTCGAATCAGAATATGTTGCATAGGCATGAACAGCAGCGATGGAATACCCTCTGCATCATTAGGCTGTCGATGAATAAAAAGGCAGTATAGCGGTTCTGTAGGAAACCTTACAATCTCCAATTGATCTGTTCGACACATGCGACtaatcaacaacaacaaaaaaGAGGGGGAAGAGAGGCTTACAGATTGACTCACACTAGAATGTGTAAAGTTGGGACGGAAAATCTCCGCCTGAGGGAATAGATTCAGGAGTTGATTTCTGTAAATACTCTGATTGGTGAACCCGTCAAACTGTGCCATTTGAGCAAAAAGATTCGCAGCTGCCCCATAATTCGTGTCTATGAGGTTGCCACTATGTTAGTGGGAGAAAGTGTTTTCCCCCTCCGCTAGGTTTCCTCGCACCTTCAAATTTCAGTTGACCCTTCTCATCGACCATCATCGAGAGGGTGACATCAAGTGCATCTTTCGCAACCGCTATTCGTTCCTCCGGGGAAGTGGTAATGCTGGCGTTCTGGTCCTGGTGAGTGCGTTGAGGCGAACAGAGCGATGACTGCTTACCCGCCATGCAGGATTTGGGACAAAGCCTTGGGCGGCAACGCTGAGCACGAGAATGGACACGAGAGCGGTCCTTTTCatgaaaagaataagaacgTGTATTGAGAGTACTTGATAGATGTTGTGGTTATATGGTCGGTTCTTGCATCAGAGAAACCAGATCTGTGCAAAGATGTGATGACCACCCGAGTAATGATAGTTGGGCAGGCAGTGCCCAACTGAGAACTGTTCTTACATAGATCAGCACTGTGGTTGAACTGACGGAGAAAGATTGTGCTGAAAGTGACTATGTAGTATGATGGGCAAGAGGGCGTTACGTAGCGTCGGGTTTCTGAAGATGTACTAGACAGAAACATGATGGTCATACAGCCCATAAGTAACGTCAACCTTGCTAGGACGTGATAGACGAATAGGAATGGTAGCGGGCCATACATACGTTGTCGATGGTAACGGTAACCTGTGCACTACACTGCCGGATGCGTCAGGTGATGCCGGTGACCTGGCAGTGTTGTTGAAAAAGGCCGCCACCATCTCTGCGCTGAACGTATCCTTCTCAACTTTCAACCATGTCCTTCTTTCGTCGCAATGCCGATAAACCCTTGATTCCACCGGTGGATTCTGAAAGGGGGCCCGCCACCTTTCCCAACAGCACTTCTCCTCGGCCATCCATCCGTTCATCTAATGCCCGAAGCTACAACGCCAGTAGGGATGGCGATCCTTACGCTACCCAACAAAACGATGCCTATCCCGCTCGCGACAAATACAGCAGGAGCAACGGTGTTGGCGATGTCTATTCTCGTGGGGCCGCTAACATAGAACAAGACCGCAACGAGCTGTTCAGTGGATACAATCCCCAGAAGTCAGGCTCTGGGCGATTCTTCGATGGTCCGCCAAGGGCTGGGGATGGAGAGGGagacgaagatgatgttgaggGGATCAAACAGCAGACGAAGTTTATGAAACAGGACAGTGTCAACTCAACCCGTAATGCTTTACGCATGGCTCGTGAGGCTGAGGAAACGGCTAGAGGCACCCTTGGCAAACTTGGAGACCAATCTGGTAAGCTTCTCAATCGTTTGAATACTTGACACCCCTAACACCAGGTAATAAGAGCGCCTTGCAAACACTGAGCGTCACTTGGACGTTTCCAAAGGACACTCACAACGAGCGAGTGACAGAACTGATGAGTTGAAACAACTCAATCGCTCAATCTTCCGGCCTGTTATCGTATTCAACAAAGACGCCAAACGTGCCGCTCGCGATGCGAAGATTCAGGATAGGTATGAAGAGGAGCGTCAAGAACGAGAGAAGGCCATGATGGATGTGCGAGAGACTCAAGATCGTTTGGGACGCGCTCAGACGTATGGTCGTCAAGCCGGTGATGAAGACGGTCAAGGAAGTGGTCGTATCCGCTCAGCAGCATCTCAAGCTGTCAGGAAGGAACAACGAAAGCGTTACCAATTTGAAGAGACTGCTTCTGATGATGAAATAGAGGACGAGTTAGACGAGAACCTCGATGAAATATCAGAGGTTACGAAGAGATTGAAAGCATTGGGCACGGCCATGGGACAGGAACTTGACGTTCAGAACAAGCGTATCGAAACTATCGAACAAAAGACTCTTGGTCTCGATAACAGAATCTTTCAGAACACGGAACGAGTACGTCTCTTAGCATGCTTTATGGCTCCTGCACTCATTTGGCTTTGATCTTAGCTCAAGAAAATTAAGTAAAGCTGGGTTTGTTATATCCTTGTTTCCTTTCGAACTTTGGTGCTCTGATGGTGTTCTGGGTTGCTACTTATTAGGTATATAATGCAAGATAAATCCATTTGTTTTTCACTGGCTCACTGTTTTAATTTACGTTTCATAACTGAAATTGTTTGACCCCGATTCACGACCACGTGCACATCATGATCGTGGCACCATTCGCGCCTTGAATTCACCAGGACGCGCTTGCCATTACCACCAACAACGATGCCTGCATTATCCGAATACGAGGAACAGCGTCTAAAAAATATCGAAAGGTGACTTATTCTCGTCGGATCTTTTCAACTTCTCACTGACATTCTCCCAGGAATAAAGCGCTGCTGAAAGAATTAGGCTTAGACACACCAAAATTTGAACCGACAACGACACGAACAAAAACTCAAAAGGTATCCAataaaaaaaggaaaacatGTCCATCTGAGGATACTGCCAACGGTATTCTGTCTCCAGTCAAAGTCTTTCGAGAAACAGAAATGGATGACGCATCCACTGGTCTGCGTCGAAGTTCACGAAACGCTGGCAAGACAGTTGATTATAAGGCGGAAAGGGTGATATCAGATCCAACTCTAATATCAGTAGAAACAGGTATTAGGAAGGTGTGGAACGCAGGGCCACAGGGCGGAGGTGGGTTGAATGGCAAGCGCGTTCATGATCCGTGAGTGATAAAGCATATCTCATTCCACCCCATTCCCATTCCGTCAATCCTTGGCACATTGCACCTTCTGATGATATGGACGTGAATATGTATGTGTCTAGGAAAGTTTTTGGATCAATACCAGGAATCGAAGTAGGAACATGGTGGGAGACTCGTCAGGAGTGTAGTATAGACGCAGTACACGCGTGAGTCCAAGCTTCAAGTCCCAACGGTTTCTCTGTACCGTTCTACCATGTTACTATAGACCATTCGTCGCTGGTATCTCGGGTGGTCCAAAAGGAGCGTATAGTGTCGCACTGAGCGGTGGATATGAAGACGACGTTGATCTGGGTTATGCATTGTGAGTGTCTTCATATTTGGTTTACCGATGCTGAAAATGGTCACAGTACATACACTGGCTCAGGTTAAGATTCTTTGCGCTTCATTCAGAACGACCATCATTTGCTCAAAAAAACAACATTAATACAGGTGGACGCGACCTCAAGGGAACGAAAACTGCCCCCAAGAATGTAAGGCGGCATGACTTGCTATCACAACTCCTGGCTAATCAACGCAATTAGCTCCGTACAGCACCTCAAAGTTCTGACCAGTCTTTTGACGATAACGTTCGTGACACTTTCTTATGTAAATGACGCGTTTTCAATGTCTGAGCTTCTTTCGAACACAGTTTAATCGATCTTTGAAGGTCAGAGGGAGGCCCGTGCGGACCACCAATACGACTGACATCCATTAACAGATTTCGTCTGAAACCAAGAAGCCCGTGAGAGTGATCCGAGGCTACAAGCTCAAATCACCGTATGCCCCCTATGAAGGGTAGGGTCGTTCGGACTCTATCCGTTCTTTTCATTACCCATTTATTCTCGCAGATATCGCTTTGATGGATTGTACATCGTTGAGAAGGTTTTTCGACTGTTTTTCAAACCAAACATGTATTTGACAATCGAGTTAGGCCTGGATGGAGAAAGGTTTGAATCGCAAAGGATTCAAGGTCTGTAAGTTCGCTTTCAAGGTGAAGTTTCTCCCAAACGTTACCTTTAAGAGCTTCCATCTTACACGGAAAGATAGCGAATCCCTGGTCAGCCACCACTGCCAGTCAGGGAAGAAGGGAAGGATTCCCCAGCGACGGAAAACCAAGGTGAACAATCAGAATCAGCCTGATTCGGACCTATATTATGAAGGACATCATTCTTGTAGCTCTAATTTTCTTGCCTTGCTTATTTGATCCGCTTTCATTCACACTGTATACAGTATCGAGTATCTATTACAGGTATAATAGGGAACCAGTAGAAGAAAAGCCATTTGAAGCTGATATGATTCCTCGTGTCCTCTGCAGCGAACTCTGCGCCATTGACGAAGCTTTCGTTGGCACATACTCCGTAGAACTCGCTGAAAGAGCACGATGTGACATAGATGAAAGGTGAATTCTAGGGTAGAATTGCAAGTGCCTGCTATAAAGAGAGCTGAGATTCGACTTTGGACAAATTCACCCGGGGCGTACCTGGATATGTTAAGAGATAGTATGCGAGTCCTTGGACTTTGAGATCGACTTCCACAGTTTGTGTAGGAAACCATAGCAGTTGGGACACAGGTGGTGTGCGAGTTTTGGAGAGCCACATCCTGGGCAATTCACGATGTCTGAAAGAGACGATGTGAACTAACTGTAGTCGTTTGAAAGTAAGAACGTACTTCTTTTGTCTTTCAAGCCCTTATTAGCAGCTCTCATAGCCTTTCGTGAATGCGACACTTTTTTCTTTGGCACGGCAAGAAGAATGCCGGGAAAGAGGTCTTCGAGCAAAGATGTTATTGAGGGAATATGGGAGGGACTACCATACGGTCTTGATAGACCAAGAAGGGACGGGACAGCTCTTAAGGCTGGGAGCGCTAGGAGTACCATGGTGGTGAAAGGCCAATACTCGTCCCGTGCGGTCACAACTCTTTCACCGACCAAAATGTTTCGTTTTACTCGCCCTCTGTATCAGGTCACAAAGACCACAACACGAATCACAGGCCTTGCTGTGCACCCCCACCCACTCTCAGCGTTGGCTCAAGTCTACGAGTCCACCTTGACTGCCCTCAACAACATACCGACAACGTCCGTTTACCGCCAGGGGGTCGAGGCGTTGACGCTTCGGAAACTCAGTATCGTGAAAACAGCCAACGGAGACATCACCGCTGTAGAGAAGCAGTTGGAAGAGGGTCAGATTGAAGAATCCCTGCATATCGCAGAAGACGAGCTGAGTCTCGTTGGAAAGATGGCGGAATGGAAACCGTGAGTTATGAACGTTCTTCCCACCTCTCCGCAACTCAAGCACAGTACATGGAATAGTTGGGAACCTCTAGAAGAGAAACCAGAACCTGGGCAGTGGGAATACTTTGGAACGTCGACCACATAAAACTCTCGTGTGTAAATAGAGATCAATAACCTATTCGGTATCGGCTCGATCCTGCCTGCTCTCATGACCCTCGCAGTGTTGCCTCCCATGCTGTCCAGAACCACCATCTCTCGCACAGTTCCTTCTTTCATGCGCTCTGCTAGTTCTCGTGTTCCCCGTGGCCTCTCCGCCATCCTTCAAAAGAACCCAGACGACGTTGTCATTACTTTTGCCAAACGCACCGCTGTCGGTCGTGCAAAGAAAGGCCAACTGAAAGATACACCCGTCGATGAGATGCTTCACGCTCTGCTTCTCGTATAACGAGTTCTCTTTCCTCTTTATCTCCAGACACCACTCAACTTTGTTATGTAGGCCTCGTTTGCACAAACCAAACTAGATCCGTCCAAAATTGACGACATTTGTGTCGGTGtgtatctttctttcctttgacGAATATCTTccactcaaatctcaatagGAACATGTCACCCACCTTCTCCGTTATATGTCTCTCGAGCTGCTGCTCTTGCTGCTGGGATTCCAAACACGGTTCCTATTTCCACCGTCAACCGACTCTGCTCCTCCGGACTCATGGCCATAAGAAATATTGCACATGCAATCCAATCGGGCGAGGCTTCGCTTGGCCTTGCCATTGGTGTAGAGAGTATGAGTCTTAAGTGCGTTTTATTTCGCCGACACCATCTTACTCTGACCTCATCTTACTTCAGTCCTCGTCCCACTCCCGACGTATGCCAAACAGTTGGACAGAATGCTGAAGCTCATGATTGTCTTCAAGTGCGTGATTCCTCCTTCTCCGCTTGGGTTGTACAATTCAAATGCTCACTCATTCAGCCAATGGGATGGACGTCCGAAATGGTAGCAGAAACGTACAAAGTGTCTCGGGAAAAGCAAGATGAATATGCTCTTATTTCTCACACACGCGCCAATGAGGTGACAACATTATTCATTATTTGGTTCATCAATTACTCAGGTTGAACCACCTCTGGTTCATGATCAGGCAAAGGCTTCCGGCACATTTACTGAAGAAATTATACCAATAAATATCCGTGGCACCACAATATCCGTTGACGACACAATTCGGCCCGGTGTAACGAAAGAAAGTCTTTCCGGCTTAAAGCCTGTTTTTCCGGATTGGGGTGCAGCTACAACTACAGCAGGAAACGCAAGTGGTGTAGGAGATGGTGCCGCTCTCTGTATCCTTACCACGAGGGAGCGAGCTGAGAAGGATGCCATGGAAATTCTTGGCAAATGGGTTGCAAGTGCTGTCGTTGGGGTTGAACCAAGGCATATGGGCATCTCGCCGATATATGCTATACCCAAACTGTTAGACCTCGTAGGACTGACAAAGGAAGATGTCGACGTCTATGAAGTAGGTCATCAAAACGGAATTTACGAAGTAAAACTCACTTCATTCCAGATCAATGAAGCTTTCGCGTCCCAGTTCGCGTACTGCGTGGAAGAGCTTAAGGTTCCCATGGAGAAGATTAATCCCAACGGGGGTGCCATTGCCATTAGCCACCCGCTAGGAATGAGTGTGGCATTTCGCATGATTCCTCAGATTATATATCTAATGATTTTGAACAGCTGGCACTCGTCAAGTCGTGACTGGTTTGGCTGAATTGCAGCGAAAGAACAAGAAGATTCTTGTCACAAGTATGTGTGTTGGAAGTGGTATGGGTGCCGCAGGAATGTTCGTGAACGAGGCAAAGAACCTCGGAGGGAAACTCTAGATTCATGGCGAAATGGCTACAGAACAACATAAGATCCGACGGAAAACATTTGTACAGAATCCAAATATATGGTCCTCCTGCGAAAGAGTCGTTGTTAGTGACCATGGGTATAGCAGTCGAAAACATCTCAGCAAGTCATTCATGTCAGTAATCCATACGAAGAGTCGTAGGATTAAGTCTACTAAGAGGTGCCAATAGGTTGAAGATACAACACTCGTCATTGAAGGGAAGCGAAGGGGAGGAAACTCACAACTAAGGTCGCGGCAAGGAGATGAAAAAGTAGTTCGGACccaaatttttttttgcctattttcttccttcctccccGGCAAATGCCGAAAAGAACTATGCAGTTGCAAGCCACCCGACTGAACGTATACCACCGACGTTAAAGTCGAACTCAAAGTGAGCATCGGTCTCCCCTCCTCCATCTTTTACAGTATTCGAACTTGCACAGAGTTCCCTATTAAAAACCAATGGCAGCTCAAATTAgcaagaagagaaagttCGTAGCCGACGGTGTATTCCGGGCTGAACTCAACGAATTCTTCACTCGAGAACTCGCTGAGGAGGGCTATTCTGGCTGTGATGTCCGCGTTACGCATGTTCGCACTGAGGTACGCTGTTGGTCTTATAAGGACGAGCATAGGTTTCTTAATTACTTCGGCAGATCATCATCCGGGCAACCCACACCCAGGAGGTCCTTGGGGAGAAAGGTCGTCGTATTCGTGAACTCACCTCACTCGTTCAAAAACGATTCAAATTTCCCGAAAACTCTCTCGAGCTTTACGCTGAAAAAGTTCAATACCGTGGTCTCTCTGCTTCCTCTCAGTGTGAGAGTTTGAGATACAAGCTGCTTAGTGGTCTTGCCGTCCGTCGGTACGTCACCTTCTACAGAATCGGTAAAGCGCATCCCTTAAACATAGTCGTTAGTGCGTGCTATGGTGTCCTTCGTTTCGTTATGGAGTCCGGTGCCAAGGGTTGCGAGGTTGTCGTCTCTGGCAAACTTCGCGCAGCTCGTGCCAAATCTATGAAATTCACCGACGGTTTTATGATCCACTCTGGTCAACCCGCCGTCGACTTTGTCGACTTTGCCGTGCGACACGTCTTGCTCAAGCAGGGCGTGCTCGGAATCAAAGTCAAGATGTAAGTCATGTCTCATTTTCGACTGATGGATTTTCATCGTCATTCTTCTCAATTTCAGCATGAAGGGCTGGGATCCCGAAGGACAAGTCGGCCCTCGCAAGCCTCTCCCCGATTCCGTCCAAATCCTCGAGCCCCCAGTCGACAAAATCGTCTCGGAGCCTTCCTCGGAACAAAGAGAACCTGTCTCGGTACCCATGCCAATCCCGGCAGAGGAGGCATTTC
Proteins encoded in this window:
- the RPS3 gene encoding 40S ribosomal protein S3 (BUSCO:EOG092647L7): MAAQISKKRKFVADGVFRAELNEFFTRELAEEGYSGCDVRVTHVRTEIIIRATHTQEVLGEKGRRIRELTSLVQKRFKFPENSLELYAEKVQYRGLSASSQCESLRYKLLSGLAVRRACYGVLRFVMESGAKGCEVVVSGKLRAARAKSMKFTDGFMIHSGQPAVDFVDFAVRHVLLKQGVLGIKVKIMKGWDPEGQVGPRKPLPDSVQILEPPVDKIVSEPSSEQREPVSVPMPIPAEEAFPQGEQTYQPPPAEYEQPAAF